tATACATATGAAAATGAACAAGCCGAAGAAGAACAGAAGACACGTGCAAACACAGTAACAGAACTGGACTGCTTGTAAGGTTAACAAAACCACTGTGGAATTAGCAGCATTCAGATCATacttattaatttaattaacgACACAACCAACAAACCGCTAAAGAACAGTGCCAACCTATAGCTATATTTTCAGAACGATGTAAAAATCATCATCAGAAATACCTttgtaaaaactgaaaacaaacagaagatgGAAGAAACATCTATTGCCAGCTGTTAACTCAGCTTtactttaaagagaaaatatattttatacaaaaCTGTACTTAGGAAAAGAACATGTTAAAAATATAGTCCTACATTCTGTAGAAAGTCTCTTTATTGTGTGTAAATCCAGAGGGCTTGTTACTTTCCTCCCACTGCTAAAGCTTACACCATTATGGTTAATAATCCTAGGGATGAGTAAAGAATTCAGCATCATATTTGTGATGGAACAAAATGGTTCTGCAGAGATTTGCTCATTTTGTTCAATTTGCTTGGCTTCAGAAGACATCTGTACTCTCTTCAGAAATGAAGGTTATGTTTGCATTTAAACAGTGCAAACTAATGAGCATGTATAATTTCCATGGAAGAAGGAATGTCTTCCACAGCTCTTTCGGGTTTTAATTCTACCAttcaccaccaaaaaaacccctcaaaccaaacccagcccatcagaaaaaaaagaggcagggcctgagaaataattttttgtcttaaatTACATAACTATCAAGTGACTGATCTTTTCAAAACCAGTATAAAACTGGAATTCAAAGTCCATTTGACCAGGTCAGACTTTTTGCCACTTCCTTATCATTGGATTTAATACTTCCATCTTATTTAAAAGGTGGGAGGAAAGGTGTCATTTATATGAAAACCTTCTGGATAGGCATAAAACCTGatgtagcattttatttttacaaaactaAAACCTTCCTAGTAAAAATTTTTATAGCCTATTGTGCAAGATATGGTGAAGGCCAAAGAAGCAGAACGTACGTTGTCCAAAGTCTATCAGAAACATCGGAAGTAAAGCGAACATTTCACTACATCCTAATTATTAGGTAACTGATCCCCTTCCCCTGATGACTGCCTTTCCTAGATGTTTTAGTTCAAAGAAAGCTGTTATCTTTACTGAATCCCatcccaaacaaaaaagttaagTTAGTTGTCATATATTGCAGTAAGCCTGATCTGCACCCTCTAACACAGACATGGTACCAAAATAAACTCTTCCAGCTTCCGCCGTACTTTTGGATGGGAGTGTGGCTCACAGACTTTACGGCGAAGCCCAGAGAGGCCGTTTATTACCATTTCTTCTATAGCCGAAAAAGAAAGATCTAGAAACATGACTCCTTCTGcagtgggagaagaaaaaacaaaaacggACGAAACAAAAGCTTCATGGGACCAGGACCGACCACCACTAGGGGAGGGAGGCACAGCACGGGAGGCGGGATGCGCTCAGCGGTGCCTGGCGAAGGCTCGGCAGCCGCAGCCCCCGCCCCCCGGCCCGTTCAGCCGCTCCGCCGGCCCCAGGACCCGCCGGCCCCCCCGGGTGCCAGCGGCGCTTCAGCTTTCACCAACACCGCCCGAGATCTTCTCTCCCCGTAGGCAAGCAGCCCGCGCTCGGTCACAACGACACTACGGCATCCTCCCGGGAAGCCTCCCACCGCCCCAGCCCCGCTCCGTTACCTCAGCGGCGGCTCGCTCGTTGCCGCTGGGGCGGCCGCGTCCCTCGGCCGTCCGCTCGTCCTGGGGCGCCGCAGAACCGCCACGCCGCCGGCGCCTGCCCCCCGCGTCCCCTTGCTCCCCGCGGAGGCCGCTCCCCCGCAGCCCGGGCCGCTTGCCCGGCGGTGCCTCGGCTTCCTCCAGCTTCCGCTTCGGGGCGGCAGGGCCAGCGCTCGCCGCTTCGCCCCGGGAGCGCCGGTCGGGGGCGACGGCGCGGGGGGCGAACGGCGGCGGCTCGCGCAGGAGCCGTTTGATAGGCACGTGGCACACTAACGGCTCCGCGCGCCGCTTGGCCATGAGGGGGCCGAGCGCCGGCACCTCCGCCGAGCCCGCGTCCCCCGGGAACGTACGCAGCGACTCCGCGCCCCCTCGCAGAGCGCATGCGcggcccccgccccgccgccggtGCTCGGCCCCGCCCTCCTCCCGCCCCCTGCCCGTCGCTCTCCGGCTCGCCGCCGAGCTGCGCGAGAGCGGCCGCGGCGGGAGGCGTGAGGCGTTAGGCGGTGCTGCGGCAAGGGGAGGGAAGGCGGGACGGAGAAGTATCCACAGACGCATCCGGCCTGGACAGCGACGGATAAAAATCACACTTGAGCGACATCACTTCATACTGCAAACTTTAATATCCCAGAAAAATCAAGTCTGTTACACATGCTGAAAACCGCGGGCAACCTCCTATTCTTACCTCCTTAACTGATTTTAGTGTGATctacacataaataaaaatacaggacGCTTTACATTGGTCAAACTTATTCCATATGAAGAAGTATAACAGTGAGGATTatgcagcattttattttacacCTGATACCATGTACAGTTTAAGAGTGACATAAGTAAATGGTCTTGGCTTCAGCTGATGAACACCTCAAGCATCTATCCCCCCCCACTCCATGTATACAACTGAAAAGAAGAATGTTACCACATTCAGTAATACACAATTATCCCCATGCATAAAAGTGATGCATTTTAAGAACTCAAATACAGCTGCAGGCATAACACTACTAACTCATAGAACTTACAAGCTTCCAGCTCTTAATGCGACTGGTACTACTGTAAAGATTCGGGAAAGCTGACATTTTTAAGAGTAGAAACAGAAGTATCACTGTATACCTGGTAAAAGTAAGTAAAaacattttggggaaaaaaaaagaaggtgcGGTGGCAAAGAACAAAGCCATCAGAACTGAAGATAGTGACATTCAAGCAGAAAGCAAGAGTTGAGTGGCCCATTATGCAAAACAAGACTACTAGGCTTCAAGTGTAACTACAGCCTAAGTAGGAGGCAGAAATTGGGCAATACTGCCACCAGCATAATCAGCATTCAGTTAATCTTGTCCTATTTTAAggagtttgaaaaaaaaaatcagtaaaatatgGCAAGTCTAactaaggtgaaaaaaaaaatcagaattaaatcGAAGAATCACAAAGTCCCTCAAGAGCTAATGAAATAGTAAGGAAATTAAAGCAACTTGAAATCATTTTTAAGTGTTCAAATAAGATAATAGTTTAAGCAAAATCCTAATTAAGAACTTCTGTAGATCACAAGTGTTTATTCTCAATAAGGATCCTGAACAGAAAGGGGCACACTACTACTCATACTCAGGCACGTGGCCTTGTGCAGTGCTGAAATGGTAATAGAAGTGTTTCTtccttgcagatttttttagtttagtAATAGGGGCATAAGTTTCTTGccttactgggaaaaaaatccaaaagccACTAACAGAGCTATTAAAAGTGATGTGATTAGGACATCACCAcgaaaaaaaggggagagaaataataagaaataaaaaggtattGTTCCATGTTATTATGACCAAGTAAGAAGAGCCCCTtggatttcttatttttaaggaaattttaTATAGAAATTTCTATACTTCAAAGGAATTTCTGAAAATTGACAAAATGATAGAGTAACCAATATATTAAGAGATAGCTAACATGATGCCTTCCCTCAATGTTTTCTCATGTATCTACCTTCTAAGTGATTCAGCCTCCTGTATAGCATCACAGCTTGTAAATATTCACCTAAACTACCtgtaccaggaaaaaaacccaacattagGATAAGGAACCAAGAAGTCACTAAGTCACAAGGGTAAAGTGCCTGAAGTTACAAGGAACTGTCTACCAATTGGCCTGCATGTGCTGACTTCAGGAGAGATGATTAAGTTACAGTGCATATTCTTTACATctaactttatttttcctctttgaggAACACGGCTTTTCCTGTTGCATACCTATACATGGAATGGGTAACTCAGCTATGTTGtcaactttttttaaaagagctcAGGGTATAACATGACTTTATtatgtttaagaaaaaataactgcttCACTCTGTCTTGAGCGAGTCAGTAGGTGACTCAAAAATCACCATATTTTTAGATGGCAAAACATCTAATATTTCAGTGTCAACACTACCAGATTAATCAAAGTCGGTGTTATTTGTGAACTGAAGCTAAAATACTTCTTTGTGACATGCTGTTGTTTCTTAATGCAGTGCTCTGCTTTCacatattttaaattgcatATGGGTTCAAACTTTTGATTAAATTGTTAACAGTAGTACGAAGAGTAGAATTTGTATAATAATCTACTTTAGTAGTTTTACAGGAAATCCTGTAAAAGTTCTGATGGCTATCATATCTATCAACAATTTTACACTTTTCCAACCATTTCAAACTTTATAATTTAAGTATATGTTTAGAAATACTTCTCTAAATGTGACACAGGTAGTACAGGAAGTACTTCTATGCATTCCTAACATCACAATGTAGAAAAAAGGCAGTAATTAAGTATCTATGAAAAATGAGGCAGCCTATGCAGAGAATTAGCCTGATTATGGTAAACATGACATTTTATTCTCAATGTTTTTGATCTTTAATGCATTCCAAAGCGCAAATACAGTGTATGTGAACATCTCCTCTGTTTTCACAAGTATATTACAAATATGCATGTCATAGTACATGTCTGGATAGCAACacaaatattaagaaaatagaCACTATCTAAATCCTATTAGGAATATGAAGGCACCACTGATTTGAGGTTGTGTCCAGACATCACTCAGTCcattttattctcatttctACCTTTCAagccaacatttttttcctatgattctatttaGACCACTTCTATTCTGGTTTTCTCACCACAAACAACACACATTCATAGTAGTATTTCATCATGGAGAGTTCATTCACAGTGTAAGTTGACAGTACAGATTCTTtctccatctgaaaaaaaaaaaacaacaaaaaagcagtttttaaaaacaccttCACAAGAACTACATAAATCTGTcttggtaaggaaaaaaaaaagtatttacaaaGTTGTAGAGGCCCATCTCTACAGTTAAAATCAGGAAATCAAATAATTTGCAacacacaaacattttattATCCTAGACATTATTAGAATATGCCATTATGTTGAACTAAATTTAAGTAAAGGCTTATTCAAGGGAGTTTTGTCTGGATTGTATCAATACTATTTATTGCAAACTACAGCATCTTTTTACCTCTATATGGAATCCATATTGCAGTATAACATTTTTTATATCCTCATAGCTTAATTCTATAGAAAGTTCATTTCCCAAGTTTTCAAAATGGTAAAGGAGAGGACCTAGAGTacaaagataaaacagaaatgcatattaaaaaaccaaaaagataaaaaattaaaaatcacaaagtGCAAATAAGGCTCACATATTCAAATAGAGACAAAAGAATTGATTTCTATCactcaaatattatttttataatgaatTTCAGAGtcaatgcaaaatgaaaacaggttAATTTAACTGTTCGTTAAAAAATTAAGACTCATTTCCTACCAGATCGTATTTGCTTTACCTTAACAGTTCTGATGTTTGGAAATTTGGACAGCATCACTGCTGTCCCTACACAACAAAAGGTAGGACGCAGTCTACTCAGGAGCTCATACATTTTATGACTGGACAGGATGGCTGTACATACTTTACTGACTGACTTTCAAGTGACTGGCCAGTTTCTACTacacaaaatgttttaactgCCGAGTTTTGTCTGCTTCTCCTTCACCACCAGAGACTTAAATTAAGCCTATCTTCTTCTGAGTCAAGGCTTACGTGAATCTTCCCAAAACTTCTGATGAGAAGCACAGTACAGGCTAgacaacagatgaaaaaaaaatgcaaggatGTCTTTACATGCAGAAGTTGCATTTGCttacaaaagcagcaaaaaaagaagagatgacACTACATATGTCAAATAACAAATCTTTGATGGATGAATGCAAAACCTACCACTAGGAAAAATTACCTCACCTAAAAACATCACATGATGCTGACTTGCTTCTCATTAGCAATCTTCTGGACATATCCTGAACacaactgaaattaatttccaagCCCTAGATATTTCTATGCAGCTGCACAGACTTTTCAGCACAGACATATTAACCCCCAAAACTCCTTTAAAGTACCAGATGTCCAATATGTTACCACACATAAATCAGGACTAGCAGGAAGAGAGGCTGGTGACACTTGCCTACATTTATCCATATTCCTCCAGGCTTCAGTATTTTCCATATAGTGTCAATATAATCAATAACATTATGTGCTGTATCTATGAAGAAACAAGTTGCTATGCAGTCCCATGTATCTGCACAAAAATAGCAAATTATATAGAGATTAGTCTCAATGTTTCTACCCCTATAACAGTTCATCACTTAACCCAAGTATTGTAACACTCAGCACTACCTTGAACTAACAACTGAAGGCTCATTAGTTCACAAGTGAATAAACATTTTGCTTTATGTCATTAACAGTTAGGCTTAGCATCAGGTGATCTATGCCTGTGCACATATCCAGtctaaaatatattatttatgcatttaataacattttcatATACATTATATAAAATGAGGTACATTTTACGAGGTTATAGACTTTCCTACAAACTTCACTGCCACAACTGTTAGAATTACAACAGCAAACACATTCAGTGGTTTTGGGCCTGTCTAGCTAATATCTAGAACAATTCAAGTCTGTACACTAAACAGTATTTCCACAAATCACATAGCTTTAAAAGACTTTACTCAGTATCTGAATATTTCTCCAGCtgttatttctttctaataaaCAAGCAGGATCTTTCAAGTCTACCTTGTAAAGCACAAGTGTCCctgtttttctctaaaaatgcATCCTTTAAATTTCAAAAGTTTTAAGTTCtgcaagtaaaaataaaaatttaagtcTCAATTTATGCCATTATTAGATGTTCTAATGTAAGGCAGAACCTTCAGAAAATTAAGCAGATCTAAGAAAGGTTCCTACAAGAAAATATATGGAAGTCTAGCTGAACAATAGAGGACAGAGCAATAGCTATATAATCCCAGCAAAGACTGGCATGAGTCTGGTAGGGACAGAAAGGTGGAAGCAGCAAAAATATGTCTCAGTTGATAATCCCATAatgcataaggaaaaaatagtgaCTTGCAAATAGGAACATATTATAATATTAGACTATACACAGAAGAACTGTGTAAGTGCTACTCTtcatcaaatcatagaatcatagcatggtTCAGGAtgaaaaggaccttaaagatcatctagttccaaccccctgcatgggcagggacatctctcaTTGGACCAGGTGGCTCAAAGCCACTTCCAATTTCCAGCTGAACACTCTCAGGGATAAGgtatccacaacctccctggtcAACCTGAGctactgtctcaccaccctcacactgcagaatttcttcctcatgtctaacctaaatctacttaGTTCCAGTTTAAACCCACTACCCCTTGCCCTGTCAttacatgtccttgtaaaataccctcccacagcttttctgtaagcccccttcaggtactggaaaaataaatcctaaataTGCAATTGGAAGAGCAAGCTCTAAAGATAGTATCCTGCAGGTTCCATCAACATTATGTTAACTGTAAAGCATTACTTCCTAGCTTCAAAGAGGACAGCACAACTACCCAGAcctcacaaaaaaccccagttttTGTACTGACGGAAGCCTCAGTCTTTGATAACCTATTtccacaaaatatttctcttaaataTATACTATCGACAGTCAATAATTATAAGTTTGATTTATAATTTTACATTACTGAAACAGTTTGCCTTGCATTCACACCAGGAAATGAATAAAATACTCACATTAACTTTTTTACACTACAGAAGTGACTAGTTCCACTGTTCCCTTTGTAACACcacttttttaaattaagtcaACCTCTTCCTAATACTACTATGCTGTCTTACTCTGAAAGAGACTACTGACTTCAACACAGACCTGTTATCCAAGGAGGTATCCACATATTTTTATaactgagaagaaaagctgattttgaGTAAGAAAATCTTCCTACAGTACTTTTTGCTACATGCTTTTGCATACAGTTCCTGTGTACTTATAATAAATGGTCCCATTAAAATACCTTAAAGATAATTACATGAGTAGcctaaaattttacatttactCACTGCACTCAGAATAAATTTCTTGGAAATCCCCTGCTGTCATAGAGAAGTTTGAACCAGAAGGAAGACTGTGAGGATCGACATCAGGGAAATAAATTGGGCGTATCTGATCAGCAGATCTTCTGTTATTGCTGAACTGATGAATCCAGGGATAAAGCTTACATGAGTTAATTTCAGAGCATCTGCAAAATATGGAAACCAGCACAGTTCAGtttaagctgatttttttttataatctagAAATGTAGGAGTCAAAGACTTTAAGCAACATCCAGTTTTTTTGTTGATAAAGTTCTTGCAAAAGCTACACATTTTGTAAATGACTTACCCAGTTCATAACACCTCAAACTGCTCATATATTTATAGcgtgatgaaaaaaataatttaactctGAGACACAAAGTATCAccaaaaaataacacattttttcattttaaagcttttcccACTATTTACCATTTCCCTCTAAAGtcttcactgaaaagaaaacatgacagGTTGGCCAATAAAACTGTGTGTGTTAACCATTCCAGCAGTCTCCATGTGTTCACAGTCAATTTATATTAACCTTAGAACATTCTGTAATAATGGAGACTTCCCCCAAAGTATTGTAAAGAATAAGAGATCTGAACAGATTAGAATGGTTTCTTTTCTAACTATCAGGAAACATGCACctccttctttttgttttcccagaacAAAGTATATTCATGCAGACTTTTAAGACATTCCCACTTTAATATGAAAGACCAATCCCTCTCCATACTCAGTCTTGAAAACCTCCTTTTCCAGTTTCAGTAATTTATACTTCAAAATTAAGTACTGCAGACCTTTACAATTCCATCCTTCCAAcaaaatatgtattatatagTTTACGTTATAAAAATATAGCATCTTTAAGTATGAtacactttattttcttccatcaaGGCAGGACATTTACTGTTCAACACTGTCAAAGAGTTCTGGCAAAGATGGGTAACCCAGTATTACTTCTGACCactgagataaagaaaaaaaatttaactgtctttatctcaaagCATTCATGGACATACAACAAACACAATTAAGCAGTCGCATCAAGATTTATCTACAATTACATTATTTCCATTTACTAGCATGAATTCTACTGGTATTAAAGCTTTTCTAAATTAAGCCTACTGTGACTCTGCTATAGAGTGATCTTATATTACTTCAATTGAACTTTCTCAAATAGTCAGAAGTGGGACTACTGCTTCAGAAGGGCTGTCAGACTGAGGCTACTGACCCTATGCTCTCAatctccagctgcaggaaggaggaaaTCAGCAAGCAGCTGCTCATGTCTCCTCTACACAGATAACACTCTAGTgtgttgctttctctcctgCCAGATGTCAAAAAGAAGTAACCTATGTCCTGTGT
The DNA window shown above is from Calypte anna isolate BGI_N300 chromosome Z, bCalAnn1_v1.p, whole genome shotgun sequence and carries:
- the CZH9orf40 gene encoding uncharacterized protein C9orf40 homolog codes for the protein MAKRRAEPLVCHVPIKRLLREPPPFAPRAVAPDRRSRGEAASAGPAAPKRKLEEAEAPPGKRPGLRGSGLRGEQGDAGGRRRRRGGSAAPQDERTAEGRGRPSGNERAAAEQEDFFQYNSFLYWRTPLPAVDLSDIQNLDGDTPPEAKMPSKTDTMETEMET